A stretch of the Conger conger chromosome 3, fConCon1.1, whole genome shotgun sequence genome encodes the following:
- the zfta gene encoding zinc finger translocation-associated protein gives MEEDEPMECESGAHPCLEQIDSLSLIISAEEEEAQRHSDSGLHSAGEDGPINGHGTDDGEDAATPLCSQGTSYWSVSEGPDFPFLLSPAPKPPAAAAATPQRKLSQPRSERASRPGLSRIPGRDHRRYYHEYWRSEYLMDFDPRRHGMICMVCGSSLATLKLSTIKRHIRQKHPDSLLWSLADKEVIRSGWESHLSLEGGQRPYCTEEGAGPEGVLSCARRSAGKPASPGTPKRQPSSAGSAEEGAGAGGASPDPSANTLERYLNDSLHAWFRQEFLMEYEAGRGRLLCMVCGCQLPSLHLDHIKRHVLDVHPNSLVYSAEEKHCILQTWAKRQEYDPLRGSIPVKSEPCSGDGGPQGDGLLAAESGNVEPARSAEPGQGTGAPSRGPRSPRAPLPQRWRLEYLVGRGPGGRGLSCMVCSEPLPVGRVSSFRRHMQERHPEAANLGRTERQALVDAWDQEFTPPLQSPPPPLLPLLLHSGGEDLQTQEETAPNVPTSLAERGTASSPPKTADRRSSGTDEGGGPRDGARSTLMVTAIRQSHYPGKDQRRNYQVRWRLEYLMDYDCRRHGLICMVCGAALATLKVSTIKRHILQVHPDSLGYGPAERQQATLSYNQTALRFVHSDGCFSPRNHGSAGNIVGNAAGHLGHAAGFCLSPQHPLPSSSKNIPWEGEGLDVP, from the exons ATGGAAGAAGACGAGCCGATGGAATGCGAATCCGGGGCGCATCCATGCCTAGAACAGATAGattctctctcattaataataagcgcagaagaggaggaagcccAAAGGCACAGCGACTCCGGACTCCATTCGGCAG GGGAAGACGGCCCGATCAACGGTCACGGTACGGACGACGGCGAGGACGCGGCCACGCCCCTCTGCTCCCAGGGCACCAGCTACTGGAGCGTCAGCGAGGGCCCCGACTTCCCCTTCCTGCTGTCTCCGGCGCCCAAGCCcccggcggcggcggcggcgacGCCCCAGCGCAAGCTGTCCCAGCCGCGCTCGGAGCGGGCCTCCCGGCCGGGCCTGAGCCGCATCCCGGGCCGGGACCACCGCCGGTACTACCACGAGTACTGGCGCAGCGAGTACCTGATGGACTTCGACCCGCGGCGGCACGGCATGATCTGCATGGTGTGCGGCAGCTCGCTGGCCACGCTCAAGCTCAGCACCATCAAGCGCCACATCCGCCAGAAGCACCCCGACTCGCTGCTCTGGAGCCTGGCCGACAAGGAGGTGATCCGCTCGGGCTGGGAGAGCCACCTGAGCCTGGAGGGCGGGCAGAGGCCCTACTGCACGGAGGAGGGCGCGGGGCCGGAGGGCGTGCTGAGCTGCGCCCGGCGCTCCGCTG GTAAACCTGCGAGTCCCGGCACCCCGAAACGGCAGCCCTCGTCGGCGGGCAGCgcagaggagggggcgggggcagggggggcctCTCCGGACCCCTCGGCGAACACGCTGGAGCGCTACCTGAACGACTCGCTGCACGCCTGGTTCCGCCAGGAGTTCCTGATGGAGTACGAGGCCGGGCGCGGCCGTCTGCTCTGCATGGTCTGTGGCTGCCAGCTGCCCTCGCTGCACCTGGACCACATCAAGCGCCACGTGCTGGACGTCCACCCCAACTCCCTGGTGTACAGCGCCGAGGAGAAGCACTGCATCCTGCAGACCTGGGCCAAGAGGCAag AATACGATCCCCTGAGAGGCAGCATTCCTGTCAAATCTGAGCCCTGCTCCGGGGATGGGGGACCCCAGGGGGATGGCTTACTCGCTGCGGAATCGGGGAACGTGGAACCCGCCAGGAGCGCGGAGCCCGGGCAGGGAACGGGAGCGCCGAGCCGTGGCCCCAGGAGCCCccgtgcccccctccctcagcgcTGGCGCCTGGAGTACCTGGTGGGCCGCGggccaggggggcgggggctgagCTGCATGGTGTGCTCCGAGCCCCTTCCCGTCGGCAGGGTCAGCAGCTTCCGCCGGCACATGCAGGAGCGCCACCCGGAGGCGGCCAACCTCGGCCGGACCGAGCGCCAGGCCCTGGTGGACGCCTGGGACCAAGAGTTCACACCTCCGCTGCAgtcacctccaccaccactgctgcctctgctgctgcattctggaggCGAAGACTTGCAAACGCAAGAAG AAACCGCCCCAAATGTACCCACCAGCCTGGCAGAGAGGGGCACAGCCTCGTCCCCTCCCAAAACGGCAGATCGACGCAGCAGCGGGACGGATGAGGGGGGCGGGCCCAGAGATGGGGCGAGGTCGACGTTAATGGTAACGGCGATAAGGCAGAGCCACTACCCGGGCAAGGACCAGCGGCGGAACTACCAGGTGCGCTGGCGGCTGGAGTACCTGATGGACTATGACTGCCGGCGGCATGGCCTCATCTGCATGGTGTGCGGGGCGGCGCTGGCCACCCTCAAAGTGAGCACCATCAAGCGCCACATCCTGCAGGTGCACCCCGACTCGCTGGGCTACGGCCCCGCCGAGAGGCAGCAGGCCACGCTCAGCTACAACCAGACCGCGCTCCGCTTCGTCCACTCCGACGGCTGCTTCTCCCCCCGGAACCACGGGAGCGCCGGGAATATTGTCGGGAATGCCGCGGGCCACCTGGGCCACGCCGCTGggttctgtctctccccccagcACCCCCTGCCTTCCAGCTCCAAAAACATACCATGGGAAGGGGAGGGCTTGGATGTGCCTTGA